Proteins encoded by one window of Emticicia oligotrophica DSM 17448:
- the moaA gene encoding GTP 3',8-cyclase MoaA, translating to MLIDNHGRPINYLRLAITDRCNLRCFYCMPEEGIQYLPKPHLLSYEEMLRLCRILAEMGISKVRITGGEPFVRRDIIPFLWKLSEIEGIEKINITTNGVLTAPLVPELKQIGISSVNLSLDSLDRQRFFEITRRDEFPKVWATLEALLAHDIPVKVNTVVMAGKNDADILSMVELARNQNVSVRFIEEMPFNGEGLRPEQMEFWSYRRIIDLIRSEHLELYKLQDEPNSTSYNYHIPNFKGTIGVIAAFSRTFCGTCNRIRVTPTGSFRTCLYDDGVFNVRDFMRQKLSDEEIKQRIYDALQNRAKDGFEAENRRSGAISESMTTIGG from the coding sequence ATGCTCATAGATAATCACGGAAGACCTATTAATTACTTGCGATTGGCTATAACTGACCGCTGTAATTTGCGTTGCTTTTATTGTATGCCAGAAGAAGGAATACAATATTTGCCAAAGCCGCATTTATTGAGCTACGAAGAGATGCTTCGTCTTTGCCGAATTTTGGCTGAAATGGGCATTAGTAAAGTTAGAATTACAGGCGGAGAGCCGTTTGTTCGCCGTGATATTATTCCTTTTCTGTGGAAATTATCAGAAATTGAAGGTATTGAGAAGATAAATATTACGACCAATGGCGTACTTACAGCACCATTAGTGCCAGAGTTAAAGCAAATAGGCATTAGTTCGGTTAATCTTAGTCTTGATTCGCTCGACCGCCAACGGTTCTTCGAAATTACTCGCCGTGATGAATTTCCGAAGGTTTGGGCTACTCTTGAAGCTCTTTTAGCACACGATATTCCCGTTAAAGTCAATACAGTAGTAATGGCTGGTAAAAATGATGCTGATATTTTATCAATGGTTGAGTTGGCTCGTAACCAAAATGTATCGGTGCGTTTTATTGAAGAAATGCCTTTTAACGGCGAAGGTCTTCGCCCCGAACAAATGGAGTTTTGGAGTTATCGACGAATCATTGATTTAATTCGCTCAGAACATCTTGAACTTTACAAATTACAAGATGAACCTAATTCTACATCATATAATTATCATATTCCGAATTTTAAAGGTACAATTGGCGTAATCGCAGCATTTAGTCGAACCTTCTGTGGTACTTGTAATCGTATTCGTGTGACACCAACGGGTAGTTTCCGAACTTGTTTATATGATGATGGTGTTTTCAACGTAAGAGATTTCATGCGTCAGAAATTATCAGATGAAGAAATCAAACAGCGAATTTATGATGCTTTACAAAATCGTGCAAAAGATGGTTTTGAGGCCGAAAATCGCAGGTCTGGTGCCATTTCAGAGTCGATGACTACGATTGGTGGTTAA
- a CDS encoding lactonase family protein, which produces MNFKNIISGLLCSFFLCPQIGISQNTTEQYLLVGTYTRKNSEGIYVYKFNLNTGDFSRVSVASGIKNPSFLAVSPNQKFVYAVSEISDGIVYSYSFDKNTGMLTNLNTQSAGGADPCHISVDKTGKWVLVGNYSGGNLSILPVEPNGSLSAASQTINHSGSGPNKGRQEKPHVHSVNISPNNRDVFVPDLGIDKIMTYSLNAQNGKLVEGKPAFTKVADGSGPRHFTIHPNGKFAYVIQELSSTVTAFNYVSGKLSPIQTITTLAKDFKYKNKSFCADIHISPDGKFLYGSNRFVDAGNKNGIFAPNNTTDTIVIYSIDPKTGKLTYIGNEPVLGKIPRNFMITPNGKFVLVANQETDNITIFNRDVKTGKLSPTGKQIEVPVPVCLKMIDVK; this is translated from the coding sequence ATGAACTTCAAAAATATTATCTCAGGCTTACTTTGTAGCTTTTTTCTTTGCCCACAAATAGGTATCTCACAAAATACGACTGAACAATACCTCTTGGTTGGAACCTACACTCGCAAAAATAGCGAAGGAATTTACGTCTATAAATTTAATTTAAATACGGGCGACTTCAGTCGTGTTAGTGTAGCTTCGGGCATTAAAAATCCATCTTTTTTAGCTGTTTCTCCTAATCAAAAATTTGTTTATGCAGTTTCAGAAATCAGCGATGGGATAGTCTATTCGTACAGTTTCGATAAAAATACGGGTATGCTCACAAACCTAAATACGCAGTCGGCTGGTGGGGCAGACCCTTGCCATATTAGTGTCGATAAAACAGGAAAATGGGTTTTAGTTGGTAATTATTCGGGAGGAAATTTATCTATTTTACCAGTAGAGCCGAATGGTTCGCTTAGTGCTGCAAGTCAAACAATTAATCATTCTGGAAGTGGACCCAATAAAGGTAGACAAGAAAAACCACACGTTCATTCGGTGAATATTTCTCCGAATAATCGAGATGTTTTTGTGCCAGATTTAGGAATAGATAAAATCATGACCTATAGCCTAAACGCACAAAATGGTAAATTAGTAGAAGGAAAACCAGCGTTTACGAAAGTGGCTGATGGTTCGGGGCCTCGCCATTTTACGATTCATCCCAACGGAAAATTTGCCTATGTGATTCAAGAACTAAGTAGCACGGTTACAGCCTTTAATTATGTTTCAGGAAAACTATCTCCTATTCAGACAATTACTACGCTTGCGAAGGATTTTAAATATAAAAACAAGAGTTTTTGTGCTGATATTCATATCTCGCCCGATGGGAAGTTTTTATATGGCTCAAATCGTTTTGTAGATGCAGGAAATAAAAACGGCATTTTTGCTCCTAATAATACTACTGATACAATAGTAATATATAGTATTGACCCCAAAACAGGTAAACTGACTTACATTGGAAATGAACCAGTTTTAGGAAAAATACCTCGTAATTTTATGATTACACCCAACGGAAAATTTGTTTTGGTTGCCAATCAAGAAACAGACAATATCACGATTTTTAATAGAGATGTTAAAACAGGAAAATTATCGCCAACAGGTAAACAAATTGAAGTTCCTGTACCTGTTTGTTTGAAGATGATTGATGTGAAATAA
- a CDS encoding N-acetyltransferase, whose protein sequence is MNPIITTVSSDEDVRGILALQQKNLKKNLTPEQIQSQGFVTVEHEYAVLKAMNDAQPSVIVKDGDTVVAYCLAMLPEFKNGVPELKTLFEAIDEIDYDEQKLKDFNYVVMGQVCVGEGYRSMGFFDGMYQKLREELAAKFEMCVTDISTNNTRSLKAHARVGFIPVKDFHDEALGEVWRVVVWDWRG, encoded by the coding sequence ATGAATCCAATCATTACAACCGTTAGCAGTGACGAGGACGTAAGGGGAATTTTAGCCCTCCAACAAAAAAACTTAAAGAAAAACCTCACACCAGAACAAATTCAAAGTCAAGGATTTGTAACGGTAGAGCACGAATATGCCGTATTGAAGGCTATGAACGATGCCCAACCAAGTGTTATCGTGAAAGATGGAGATACAGTTGTGGCTTATTGCTTAGCTATGTTGCCAGAATTTAAAAACGGTGTTCCAGAACTAAAGACCTTATTCGAGGCTATTGATGAAATCGATTACGACGAACAAAAGCTAAAAGATTTTAATTATGTAGTTATGGGGCAAGTTTGTGTGGGAGAGGGCTACCGAAGTATGGGCTTCTTTGATGGAATGTATCAGAAACTCCGAGAAGAATTAGCTGCAAAATTTGAAATGTGCGTAACCGATATTTCAACGAATAATACACGTTCATTGAAGGCTCACGCCCGTGTGGGTTTTATCCCAGTAAAAGATTTTCATGATGAAGCCTTAGGCGAAGTTTGGAGAGTTGTGGTTTGGGATTGGAGGGGTTGA
- the atpD gene encoding F0F1 ATP synthase subunit beta, with amino-acid sequence MANIGKVSQVIGPVVDVSFEGEGSQIPPILDALSVTKANGQKVILEVQQHLGEDRVRAIAMDGTEGLQRGMEVVHLGTPITMPTGEEIKGRLFNVVGEAIDGLGEVNTKGMSIHRAAPKFEDLATATEVLFTGIKVIDLLAPYVKGGKIGLFGGAGVGKTVLIQELINNIAKAYSGLSVFAGVGERTREGNDLLREMIESGIVKYGDKFKHSMEEGGWDLSAVDKEALKESQATFIFGQMNEPPGARARVALSGLTVAEHFRDGDGEGKGRDILFFIDNIFRFTQAGSEVSALLGRMPSAVGYQPTLATEMGAMQERIASTKRGSITSVQAVYVPADDLTDPAPATTFAHLDATTVLSRKIAELGIYPAVDPLDSSSRILSADVLGDAHYNCAQRVKNILQRYKELQDIIAILGLEELSEEDRLTVSRARRVQRFLSQPFFVAEQFTGLKGVLVDINDTIKGFNQIIDGLYDHLPEAAFNLVGTIEDAVAKGERLIAEASK; translated from the coding sequence ATGGCAAATATCGGTAAAGTCTCGCAAGTAATCGGACCCGTAGTGGACGTAAGCTTTGAAGGCGAAGGTTCTCAAATCCCTCCAATTCTTGATGCGTTGTCAGTAACTAAGGCAAACGGTCAAAAAGTAATTCTTGAAGTACAACAACACCTTGGTGAAGACCGTGTTCGTGCAATTGCGATGGACGGAACCGAAGGTTTACAACGTGGTATGGAAGTTGTGCACTTAGGCACACCAATCACAATGCCAACAGGTGAAGAAATCAAAGGTCGTTTATTCAACGTAGTTGGTGAAGCGATTGATGGTTTAGGTGAAGTGAATACTAAAGGTATGTCTATTCACCGTGCAGCTCCTAAGTTTGAAGACTTAGCAACTGCTACTGAAGTACTTTTCACTGGTATCAAAGTAATTGACCTTCTTGCTCCTTATGTAAAAGGTGGTAAAATCGGTCTTTTCGGTGGTGCGGGTGTAGGTAAAACCGTATTGATTCAAGAATTAATTAACAATATTGCAAAAGCATACTCTGGTCTTTCAGTTTTTGCTGGTGTAGGTGAGCGTACTCGTGAGGGTAATGACCTACTCCGTGAGATGATTGAATCGGGTATCGTAAAATACGGCGATAAATTCAAACACTCAATGGAAGAAGGTGGTTGGGATTTAAGTGCTGTAGATAAAGAAGCATTGAAAGAATCACAAGCTACATTTATCTTCGGACAAATGAATGAGCCTCCAGGTGCACGTGCACGTGTAGCCCTTTCTGGTTTGACAGTTGCCGAACACTTCCGTGATGGTGATGGCGAAGGTAAAGGTCGTGATATCCTTTTCTTTATAGATAATATCTTCCGTTTTACACAAGCAGGTTCTGAGGTATCAGCCCTTTTAGGTCGTATGCCTTCTGCCGTAGGTTACCAACCAACATTGGCAACTGAAATGGGTGCTATGCAAGAGCGTATCGCTTCTACTAAGCGTGGTTCTATCACTTCAGTACAGGCCGTTTACGTACCTGCCGATGACTTGACTGACCCTGCTCCAGCAACAACCTTCGCTCACTTAGATGCAACAACTGTATTGAGCCGTAAGATTGCTGAGTTAGGTATCTATCCAGCCGTTGATCCTCTTGATTCATCTTCACGTATCCTTTCTGCTGATGTATTAGGAGATGCACACTATAACTGTGCTCAACGTGTGAAAAATATCTTACAACGCTATAAAGAGCTTCAAGATATCATCGCTATCCTTGGTTTGGAAGAACTTTCAGAAGAAGATAGATTGACAGTATCACGTGCACGTCGTGTACAACGTTTCTTGTCTCAACCATTCTTCGTAGCTGAGCAGTTTACAGGTTTGAAAGGTGTATTGGTTGATATCAACGATACAATCAAAGGCTTTAACCAAATCATTGATGGTCTTTATGACCACCTTCCAGAGGCAGCCTTCAACTTAGTTGGTACTATTGAAGATGCAGTAGCTAAGGGTGAGAGATTGATTGCAGAAGCTTCTAAATAA
- a CDS encoding M1 family metallopeptidase, producing MKKLSIFTILSLSCALVVEAQRPAATTEYNANTRFEQMGTALPTPNTFRTAAGSPGKDYWQQKADYDIKAELDDTKQSISATEKITYTNNAPEELRYLWLQLDQNLFAKGSMGSNIGQSAINPANGASFNTLSNMTGANAKDYGFKISAVKDALGKDLRYTINETMMRVDLPTPLAKGMAFTLQVDWKFNIVDLKGSGARSGYELFPKDGNVLYEIAQWFPRMAVYDDVNGWQNKQFLGQGEFTLPFGDYKVALTVPNDMVVGATGELQNVKEVLTPTQIKRWEQAKNTKNPIAIVTQEEAEAAEKGKPTGKKTWVYAAKNVRDFAFAASRKFIWDAMQVDVEGKKVWAMSLYPKEANPLWGQYSTRLVAHTLTSYSKRTIPYPYPVAYSVHGSVGGMEYPMMSFNGARPEPDGTYSEATKNFLILVVIHEVGHNFFPMIVNSDERQWSWMDEGLNSFLEGLACLEWDRNFPATGIEPQYITGYMKTDPTKQNSIMSSSDNILPGTFGPNAYSKPATGLNILRETVMGRELFDYAFKEYARRWAFKHPTPADFFRTMEDASGVDLDWFWKGWFYGVEPADQAIANVEWYSIDSQDPTKVKATAKADADAKAQTLSNIRNKTDIKETVVEADPTMRDFYNSYDKYAVSDADKKKYEQYLSTLSEEDRKLVEEGKNFYVVSLKNKGGLVMPVIIRMEFEDGTHEDVRIPAEVWRLNDKDVKKTLVTTKKVAKFKLDPYHEIPDIDTSDNAFPKEPEQPTKFQAFKQRSFGGGSNPMQEALKNKPSGTQTSGEKK from the coding sequence ATGAAAAAACTATCCATCTTTACTATCCTAAGCCTAAGTTGTGCTTTGGTAGTTGAGGCACAAAGACCAGCCGCAACTACAGAGTATAACGCTAATACTCGATTTGAGCAAATGGGCACTGCTCTTCCAACTCCTAATACATTCCGCACAGCAGCGGGTAGCCCCGGAAAAGACTACTGGCAACAAAAAGCAGATTACGACATTAAAGCAGAATTAGATGACACGAAACAATCTATTTCAGCTACCGAAAAAATTACTTACACCAATAATGCCCCAGAAGAACTACGTTATTTGTGGCTTCAACTCGACCAAAATCTTTTTGCTAAAGGTTCGATGGGTTCAAATATTGGCCAATCGGCTATTAATCCTGCCAATGGAGCAAGTTTTAATACTTTATCGAATATGACAGGAGCTAATGCCAAAGATTATGGTTTTAAAATTTCAGCTGTAAAAGATGCTCTTGGAAAAGATTTGAGATATACCATCAACGAAACCATGATGCGTGTAGATTTACCAACACCTTTAGCAAAAGGTATGGCTTTTACGCTACAAGTTGATTGGAAGTTTAATATCGTAGATTTGAAAGGAAGTGGTGCAAGAAGTGGTTACGAGCTTTTCCCGAAAGATGGAAATGTTTTATATGAAATTGCTCAGTGGTTTCCACGCATGGCCGTGTATGATGATGTAAATGGTTGGCAAAACAAGCAATTTTTAGGTCAAGGTGAGTTTACACTTCCATTTGGTGATTATAAAGTAGCCTTGACAGTGCCAAACGATATGGTTGTTGGTGCAACTGGCGAACTTCAAAATGTGAAAGAAGTTCTAACTCCCACACAAATCAAGCGTTGGGAACAAGCCAAAAACACGAAAAATCCAATTGCAATCGTAACGCAAGAAGAAGCTGAAGCTGCTGAAAAAGGTAAGCCGACTGGCAAGAAAACTTGGGTTTATGCCGCAAAAAATGTGCGTGACTTTGCTTTTGCAGCTTCTCGCAAATTTATCTGGGATGCCATGCAAGTTGATGTAGAAGGTAAAAAAGTTTGGGCGATGTCGCTTTATCCAAAAGAAGCGAATCCACTTTGGGGACAATATTCTACTCGTTTAGTGGCTCATACGCTTACAAGTTATTCGAAGCGTACGATTCCTTATCCGTACCCAGTTGCGTATTCGGTGCATGGCTCGGTTGGAGGTATGGAATACCCAATGATGAGTTTCAATGGGGCAAGACCTGAACCAGATGGAACTTACTCTGAAGCAACGAAAAACTTCTTGATTTTAGTTGTTATTCACGAAGTTGGACATAACTTTTTCCCGATGATTGTGAACTCTGACGAACGTCAATGGTCGTGGATGGATGAAGGTTTAAACTCATTCTTGGAAGGTTTAGCTTGTTTGGAATGGGACAGAAACTTCCCAGCAACTGGTATTGAGCCTCAATATATTACGGGCTATATGAAAACCGACCCAACTAAGCAGAACTCAATTATGAGTAGCTCAGATAATATTTTACCGGGAACATTTGGACCAAATGCTTATTCGAAACCAGCAACGGGTTTAAATATCTTGCGAGAAACAGTGATGGGGCGTGAATTATTTGATTACGCATTTAAAGAATATGCACGTCGTTGGGCATTTAAGCATCCAACGCCAGCCGATTTCTTCCGTACAATGGAAGATGCATCGGGTGTTGACCTAGATTGGTTCTGGAAAGGATGGTTCTATGGTGTTGAACCCGCTGACCAAGCTATTGCTAATGTAGAATGGTATAGTATTGATAGTCAAGACCCTACTAAGGTAAAAGCAACAGCTAAAGCGGATGCAGATGCTAAAGCACAAACACTAAGTAATATCCGAAACAAAACTGATATCAAAGAAACAGTTGTGGAGGCTGACCCAACCATGAGAGATTTCTACAATAGTTATGATAAGTATGCAGTAAGTGATGCCGATAAGAAAAAGTATGAACAATATTTATCTACTTTAAGTGAAGAAGATAGAAAGCTTGTAGAAGAAGGTAAAAACTTCTATGTGGTAAGTTTGAAAAACAAAGGTGGGTTGGTAATGCCTGTAATTATCAGAATGGAATTTGAAGATGGTACACACGAAGATGTAAGAATCCCAGCGGAAGTTTGGCGTTTGAATGATAAAGATGTAAAGAAGACTCTCGTTACAACAAAAAAAGTTGCCAAATTCAAACTTGACCCTTATCACGAAATTCCAGATATTGATACTTCTGATAATGCGTTTCCGAAAGAACCTGAGCAACCAACAAAATTCCAAGCCTTTAAGCAAAGAAGTTTTGGTGGTGGTTCAAACCCAATGCAAGAAGCATTGAAAAACAAACCATCAGGAACCCAGACAAGTGGAGAGAAGAAGTAA
- the atpC gene encoding ATP synthase F1 subunit epsilon, which yields MNLEIITPDKKVYAGVVDAVTLPGTNGGFQILKDHAPIVSTLAKGNLVIDINGKKETFLVDGGVVEAAKNKVLVLAESVA from the coding sequence ATGAACTTAGAAATAATTACTCCTGATAAGAAAGTTTACGCTGGTGTAGTTGACGCGGTTACATTACCGGGGACAAACGGTGGATTTCAAATTTTGAAAGACCACGCACCAATTGTAAGTACACTTGCCAAAGGAAACTTGGTTATCGACATTAACGGTAAAAAAGAAACATTCCTTGTTGATGGTGGTGTAGTTGAAGCAGCTAAGAATAAAGTTTTAGTTTTGGCTGAATCGGTTGCTTAA
- a CDS encoding pyridoxal phosphate-dependent aminotransferase, with protein sequence MSALNLVADRINALEESATLGMSKKSRELAAQGHKVINLSVGEPDFKTPKHICEAAKAAIDAGFHHYTPVAGIPELRKAIADKLKRENNIDWKPENIVISTGAKHSLANVIQCLVNPGDEVVILAPYWVSYSEMVKLADGKSVIVDGAFENDFKVTPAQLEAAITERTKIVMYASPNNPTGSVYSEAELRALAAVIEKHENVFVLADEIYEYINFTDEGHFSMGSIPALKDRVITVNGFAKGFAMTGWRLGYIAAAKWIADAVEKLQGQVTSGTNSIAQRAAVVAWDDTAAAESMKLAYLRRRDLVVGLLREIPGFKVNMPDGAFYAFPDVSYYFGKSDGNVTIKDADQLCMWLLETAHVALVGGGSFGAPNCLRLSTAASDEALTEAVARVKAALATLK encoded by the coding sequence ATGTCTGCATTAAATTTAGTTGCCGACAGAATCAATGCGTTGGAAGAATCAGCCACGCTTGGTATGTCGAAAAAGTCTCGTGAATTAGCGGCACAGGGACACAAAGTAATCAATCTCTCCGTTGGAGAACCTGATTTCAAAACCCCAAAACACATCTGCGAAGCTGCCAAAGCAGCTATCGACGCTGGTTTTCACCACTACACTCCTGTAGCAGGTATTCCTGAACTACGAAAGGCTATTGCAGACAAGCTTAAACGTGAGAATAACATTGATTGGAAACCTGAAAACATCGTAATCTCTACTGGTGCAAAACATTCTTTGGCCAATGTGATTCAATGTTTGGTTAATCCAGGAGATGAAGTAGTAATTTTGGCTCCATACTGGGTAAGTTACTCAGAAATGGTGAAATTGGCAGACGGCAAATCGGTAATTGTTGATGGTGCTTTTGAAAATGATTTCAAAGTAACTCCAGCACAATTAGAAGCAGCTATTACAGAGCGTACGAAAATTGTAATGTATGCTTCTCCAAACAACCCAACGGGTTCGGTGTATAGCGAGGCAGAATTGAGAGCATTAGCGGCAGTAATCGAAAAACACGAAAATGTGTTTGTCTTAGCTGATGAAATCTACGAATATATCAACTTTACAGATGAAGGCCATTTCAGCATGGGGTCTATTCCAGCATTGAAAGACCGTGTAATTACAGTAAATGGTTTTGCTAAAGGTTTTGCCATGACTGGCTGGCGTTTAGGATATATTGCCGCAGCAAAATGGATTGCTGATGCCGTAGAAAAACTTCAAGGACAAGTTACATCAGGTACCAACTCTATCGCTCAACGTGCAGCAGTTGTGGCATGGGATGATACAGCGGCAGCTGAATCAATGAAATTGGCGTACTTACGTCGTCGTGATTTAGTGGTTGGTTTATTAAGAGAAATTCCAGGTTTTAAAGTAAATATGCCAGATGGTGCATTTTATGCATTTCCTGATGTAAGTTATTATTTCGGAAAATCTGATGGAAACGTAACCATCAAAGATGCTGACCAATTGTGTATGTGGTTGCTCGAAACAGCTCACGTAGCACTTGTTGGTGGTGGTTCGTTTGGTGCTCCAAATTGCTTACGTTTATCAACCGCTGCCTCTGATGAAGCTCTGACAGAAGCGGTGGCAAGAGTGAAAGCAGCTTTGGCAACATTGAAATAA
- a CDS encoding crotonase/enoyl-CoA hydratase family protein, with protein sequence MQTLQLIIENNIARVTINRPEKANALNQTAWDEIKGVFESLDENPEVRVIVLDGGESKHFCAGIDLSLLMSVSQTNIACDARRRERVRKDVLRLQAPIDAIENCSKPVLAAIHGGCIGGGIDLICACDMRYCTDDAYFTIKEIDMGMVADLGTLQRLPKIIGDGLVREMAYTGRNVEGKEAEKIGIVNRSFTDKESMMTEVMKIAAMIASKSPLSIRGTKHILLHTRDHSVADGLNYMATWNAAMLLSNDLKEAFSAKLEKRNTNFED encoded by the coding sequence ATGCAGACGCTTCAACTAATCATAGAAAACAACATTGCTCGTGTAACTATCAATCGACCAGAAAAAGCCAACGCTCTCAACCAAACAGCATGGGACGAAATAAAAGGAGTTTTTGAAAGCCTTGACGAAAACCCTGAAGTAAGAGTAATTGTGCTTGATGGAGGAGAAAGCAAACACTTTTGTGCAGGGATAGATTTGAGTTTATTGATGTCGGTTTCTCAAACAAATATCGCTTGCGATGCCCGTCGGCGTGAGCGTGTACGTAAAGATGTATTGCGTTTACAGGCACCGATTGATGCTATTGAAAATTGCTCAAAACCAGTTTTGGCGGCCATTCATGGTGGTTGTATTGGTGGAGGAATAGATTTAATCTGTGCCTGTGATATGCGTTATTGTACAGATGATGCCTATTTTACTATCAAAGAGATAGATATGGGAATGGTGGCAGATTTGGGCACTTTACAGCGTTTACCAAAGATTATTGGCGATGGTTTGGTGAGAGAAATGGCCTACACAGGCAGAAATGTTGAAGGAAAAGAGGCTGAGAAAATCGGTATAGTCAATCGCTCGTTTACTGATAAAGAATCAATGATGACAGAAGTGATGAAAATAGCGGCAATGATTGCTTCTAAATCACCCTTATCTATTCGTGGGACTAAACATATTTTACTTCACACTCGCGATCACTCTGTGGCGGATGGGCTGAATTATATGGCCACTTGGAATGCGGCTATGCTACTTTCAAATGATTTAAAAGAAGCTTTCTCTGCAAAGTTAGAAAAGCGTAATACAAATTTTGAAGATTGA
- a CDS encoding peptidylprolyl isomerase gives MLKAEMVTDKGTMTIEFYEQDAPITVNNFVTLAKKGFYDGLIFHRVIPNFMIQGGDPTGTGAGGPGYTIPCELTGNNQYHDKGVLSMAHRGRNTGGSQFFICHNRSNTQHLDRNHTCFGKVVEGLEVVDAIRQGDKIQKVTIIETEA, from the coding sequence ATGTTAAAAGCAGAAATGGTTACCGATAAAGGTACAATGACAATTGAGTTTTACGAACAAGACGCTCCAATTACAGTAAATAACTTTGTTACATTGGCAAAAAAAGGTTTTTATGATGGCCTAATTTTCCACCGTGTGATTCCAAACTTCATGATTCAAGGTGGTGACCCAACAGGTACAGGTGCTGGTGGCCCCGGTTATACAATTCCGTGTGAATTAACAGGTAATAATCAATACCATGATAAGGGAGTACTTTCAATGGCTCACCGTGGACGTAATACTGGTGGTTCGCAGTTTTTTATTTGTCATAATCGCTCAAATACTCAACATTTAGACCGTAATCATACTTGTTTCGGTAAAGTTGTTGAAGGATTGGAAGTGGTTGATGCAATTCGTCAAGGAGATAAGATTCAGAAAGTAACAATCATTGAAACTGAAGCGTAA